The following proteins are encoded in a genomic region of Shinella zoogloeoides:
- a CDS encoding RNA polymerase factor sigma-32, producing the protein MATTTADRRMIKLAMSAPYLEREEEQALAHAWKDNHDQHARNRIAMAHMRLVVSMAGKFRNFGLPLGDLVQEGYIGLLEAAARFEPERQVRFSTYASWWIRASIQDYVLRNWSIVRGGTSSAQKALFFNLRRLRARLARGDDHLTSEAIHQEIAAALGVSTADVRTMDARLSASDVSLQAPLSVGEGGEGSNRLDFLTSDAPLPDEQAEGSIDGERRHHWLHSALGQLNEREMKIIRARRLAENGATLEELGILLGISKERVRQIENRALEKLKAVLISKTADFAYA; encoded by the coding sequence ATGGCTACGACGACCGCAGACCGCCGCATGATCAAGCTCGCTATGTCCGCCCCCTATCTGGAAAGGGAGGAGGAGCAGGCCCTCGCCCATGCCTGGAAGGACAATCACGACCAGCATGCGCGCAATCGCATCGCCATGGCCCATATGCGCCTCGTCGTCTCGATGGCCGGCAAGTTTCGCAACTTCGGCCTGCCGCTCGGCGATCTCGTACAGGAGGGCTATATCGGCCTGCTGGAAGCGGCAGCCCGCTTCGAGCCGGAGCGGCAGGTGCGCTTCTCCACCTATGCAAGCTGGTGGATTCGCGCCTCCATCCAGGACTATGTGCTGCGCAACTGGTCCATCGTGCGCGGCGGTACCAGCTCCGCGCAGAAGGCGCTCTTCTTCAACCTCCGGCGCCTTCGCGCCCGGCTCGCCCGCGGCGATGACCATCTGACGAGCGAGGCGATCCATCAGGAGATCGCGGCGGCCCTCGGGGTCAGCACGGCGGATGTGCGCACCATGGACGCGCGGCTTTCCGCCTCCGACGTCTCCCTCCAGGCGCCGCTTTCTGTAGGGGAGGGCGGCGAGGGCTCGAACCGCCTTGATTTCCTCACCAGCGACGCGCCCCTGCCCGATGAGCAGGCCGAGGGCAGCATCGACGGCGAACGCCGTCATCACTGGCTGCACTCGGCACTCGGCCAGCTCAACGAGCGCGAGATGAAGATCATCCGCGCCCGCCGCCTCGCCGAGAATGGCGCGACGCTCGAGGAATTGGGCATTCTCCTCGGCATCTCGAAGGAGCGCGTGCGCCAGATCGAGAACCGGGCGCTGGAAAAGCTGAAGGCCGTGCTGATCAGCAAGACGGCGGATTTCGCCTACGCGTGA
- the trmD gene encoding tRNA (guanosine(37)-N1)-methyltransferase TrmD: MAFRATVLTLYPEMFPGFLGQSLSGKALARGDWALDCVQIRDFTTDRHRTVDDTPAGGGAGMVLKPDVLAKAIDHASAGDDRPRLLMSPRGKPLTQKRVRELAAGEGAIIVCGRFEGVDQRVIDGRQLEEVSIGDYILSGGEPAAMILIDAVVRILPGVMGNALSGEHESFEGGLLEHPHYTRPQVFEGREIPGVLTSGNHAAIDRWRREEAEKLTLERRPDLLSDQPVKK, encoded by the coding sequence GTGGCTTTCCGCGCCACCGTCCTGACGCTCTATCCGGAGATGTTTCCGGGCTTCCTCGGCCAGTCCCTCTCCGGCAAGGCGCTGGCGCGCGGCGACTGGGCGCTCGACTGCGTGCAGATCCGCGACTTCACCACCGACCGCCACCGCACCGTCGATGACACGCCGGCCGGCGGCGGGGCGGGCATGGTGCTGAAGCCGGACGTGCTGGCCAAAGCCATCGACCATGCCTCCGCGGGCGACGACCGACCGCGCCTATTGATGAGCCCGCGCGGAAAACCGCTGACGCAGAAGCGCGTGCGCGAACTTGCGGCCGGCGAGGGCGCGATCATCGTCTGCGGCCGCTTCGAGGGCGTCGACCAGCGCGTCATCGACGGGCGGCAGCTCGAGGAGGTCTCCATCGGCGACTACATCCTTTCGGGCGGCGAACCGGCGGCGATGATCCTCATCGATGCCGTCGTGCGCATTCTGCCCGGCGTCATGGGCAATGCGCTGTCCGGCGAGCACGAGAGCTTCGAGGGCGGGCTGCTGGAACATCCGCACTATACCCGTCCGCAGGTCTTCGAAGGCCGGGAAATCCCCGGCGTGCTGACCTCGGGCAACCACGCGGCCATAGACAGATGGCGCCGCGAGGAAGCGGAAAAGCTGACGCTCGAGCGTCGGCCGGACCTTCTCTCCGATCAACCCGTCAAGAAGTAA
- a CDS encoding chorismate mutase, which produces MTIDPKVKQQLGEYRQSIDNIDAALVHMLAERFRCTKAVGVLKATHELPPADPAREEYQIERLRRLAKDANLDPDFAEKFLNFIIREVIRHHEAIAAEHGGANHTA; this is translated from the coding sequence ATGACGATCGATCCGAAGGTCAAGCAGCAACTGGGGGAATACCGGCAGTCGATCGACAATATCGACGCCGCCCTCGTCCATATGCTCGCCGAACGCTTCCGCTGCACCAAGGCGGTGGGCGTGCTGAAGGCGACGCATGAACTGCCGCCGGCCGATCCGGCGCGCGAGGAATACCAGATCGAACGCCTTCGCCGTCTGGCGAAGGATGCCAATCTGGATCCGGATTTCGCGGAGAAGTTCCTGAACTTCATCATCCGCGAGGTGATCCGGCATCATGAAGCCATTGCCGCCGAACATGGCGGCGCAAACCACACCGCTTGA
- the rplS gene encoding 50S ribosomal protein L19 — MNIIQQLEAEQAAKIEAKRQLPEFSPGDTVRVNVRVTEGSRTRVQAYEGVCIARSGGGLNESFTVRKISYGEGVERVFPIYSPLVEGVEVVRRGKVRRAKLYYLRDRRGKSARIVENTGTRARKLNDAERQAIAEEKARLEAEKVAAAQALAAEKAAAEAAEAAKAAEAAAE, encoded by the coding sequence ATGAACATCATCCAGCAGCTCGAAGCCGAACAGGCCGCCAAGATCGAAGCCAAGCGCCAGCTCCCGGAATTCTCCCCGGGCGACACCGTCCGCGTCAACGTGCGCGTCACGGAAGGCTCGCGTACTCGCGTCCAGGCCTATGAGGGCGTCTGCATCGCCCGTTCCGGCGGTGGCCTCAACGAGAGCTTCACCGTTCGCAAGATTTCCTACGGCGAAGGCGTCGAGCGCGTCTTCCCGATCTACTCGCCGCTCGTCGAAGGCGTCGAAGTCGTCCGCCGCGGTAAGGTCCGCCGCGCCAAGCTCTACTACCTGCGCGATCGTCGCGGCAAGTCGGCTCGTATCGTCGAGAACACCGGCACGCGCGCCCGCAAGCTGAACGACGCCGAGCGCCAGGCCATTGCCGAGGAAAAGGCACGTCTGGAAGCTGAAAAGGTCGCAGCCGCTCAGGCGCTTGCCGCCGAGAAGGCCGCCGCTGAAGCTGCCGAAGCCGCAAAGGCTGCGGAAGCCGCCGCCGAATAA
- the ftsY gene encoding signal recognition particle-docking protein FtsY yields MALGFIKKIFTFGKDTATEPKPEAPIAEQQVVETPVAEPDIIDQPAIEIAPEEPAPEETASEETAEIPAAPAEEDEDRDPLLDEAEAVNPEADYHIPEDVEPEIYPLPHAPTPPAAQEPAEAEPVSEPAAEKVVAEPEAGAQDGTVEEEPVEEFVAPVEEIVEAESEEDTPDDIEDPVLAEALRAEKPTDAPALPKGFATSAKAPVEEAAPMAQPKRTWFQRLREGLARTSSQLTGQITSLFTKRKLDDDTLQDLEDLLIQADLGVETALRITDTLASERYGKDVTGADVSRIMSAEITKVLEPVAKPLELDLSHKPHVILVVGVNGTGKTTTIGKLAAKLSGAGLKVMLAAGDTFRAAAIEQLKIWADRTSSDIVSSKLGADAAGLAYEAYEQAKLKKSDVLIVDTAGRLQNKAELMAELEKIVRVLGKLDPDAPHTVLQTLDATTGQNAMNQVEIFRNVAGVSGLIMTKLDGTARGGILVAIAAKHKLPVYFIGVGEGIDDLEPFEAKDFAEAIAGVGA; encoded by the coding sequence ATGGCTCTCGGCTTCATCAAGAAGATTTTTACATTCGGAAAAGACACCGCCACCGAGCCGAAGCCGGAGGCGCCCATTGCCGAGCAGCAGGTGGTAGAGACACCTGTCGCCGAGCCGGACATCATCGACCAGCCAGCCATCGAGATCGCCCCGGAAGAGCCTGCACCGGAAGAGACCGCATCGGAGGAAACCGCGGAAATCCCCGCCGCCCCCGCCGAGGAGGACGAGGACCGCGACCCGCTGCTCGATGAGGCGGAAGCCGTCAATCCGGAAGCGGACTACCATATTCCAGAAGACGTCGAACCGGAGATCTACCCGCTTCCCCACGCACCGACTCCGCCGGCCGCCCAAGAACCGGCCGAAGCGGAACCCGTGAGCGAACCGGCCGCCGAAAAGGTCGTCGCAGAGCCGGAAGCCGGAGCGCAAGACGGAACCGTCGAGGAAGAGCCGGTCGAAGAATTCGTCGCGCCCGTGGAAGAGATCGTCGAAGCGGAATCGGAAGAGGATACGCCGGACGACATCGAGGACCCCGTTCTGGCAGAAGCCCTCCGTGCTGAAAAGCCCACCGACGCACCCGCCCTGCCGAAGGGCTTTGCCACATCCGCGAAGGCGCCCGTCGAGGAGGCCGCGCCCATGGCGCAGCCGAAGCGCACCTGGTTCCAGCGCCTGCGCGAGGGCCTTGCCCGCACCTCCTCGCAACTCACCGGCCAGATCACCAGCCTCTTCACCAAGCGCAAGCTCGACGACGACACGCTGCAGGACCTCGAGGACCTGCTGATCCAGGCCGATCTCGGCGTGGAGACGGCGCTGCGCATCACCGACACGCTCGCCTCCGAGCGCTACGGCAAGGACGTGACCGGTGCGGACGTCTCGCGCATCATGTCGGCCGAGATCACCAAGGTCCTCGAACCTGTCGCAAAGCCGCTGGAACTCGACCTCAGCCACAAGCCGCATGTCATCCTCGTCGTCGGCGTCAACGGCACCGGCAAGACGACAACCATCGGCAAGCTCGCCGCCAAGCTTTCCGGAGCGGGCCTGAAGGTGATGCTGGCGGCCGGCGACACGTTCCGCGCCGCCGCCATCGAGCAGCTCAAGATCTGGGCGGATCGCACCAGCTCCGACATCGTTTCCTCCAAGCTCGGCGCCGATGCGGCGGGGCTTGCCTATGAGGCTTACGAACAGGCCAAGCTGAAGAAGAGCGACGTCCTCATCGTCGACACCGCCGGCCGCCTCCAGAACAAGGCCGAGCTGATGGCCGAGCTGGAGAAGATCGTGCGCGTCCTCGGCAAGCTCGATCCCGACGCCCCGCACACCGTGCTCCAGACGCTCGACGCCACGACCGGCCAGAACGCGATGAACCAGGTCGAGATTTTCCGCAACGTCGCGGGGGTCTCGGGCCTGATCATGACAAAATTGGACGGTACGGCCCGCGGCGGCATCCTTGTGGCGATTGCCGCCAAGCACAAGCTGCCGGTCTATTTCATCGGTGTCGGCGAAGGGATCGACGATCTCGAACCCTTCGAGGCCAAGGATTTCGCGGAAGCGATCGCAGGAGTTGGAGCATGA
- the mtaB gene encoding tRNA (N(6)-L-threonylcarbamoyladenosine(37)-C(2))-methylthiotransferase MtaB → MSGVEVITFGCRLNTYESEVMRAQAEKAGLNNAVLVNTCAVTGEAVRQARQAIRRARRDNPHARIIVTGCAAQTEKHTFADMPEVDAVLGNEEKLKSASYRALPDFGVSAEEKLRVNDIMSVRETTPQMVKLIDGHVRAFVQVQNGCDHRCTFCIIPYGRGNSRSVPMGAVVDQARRLVESGYCEIVLTGVDATSYGADLPGRPSLGLLARTLLKQVPEIRRLRLSSIDSIEADDHLWDLIADEPRFMPHLHLSLQHGDDLILKRMKRRHSSADARDFCARVRMARPDASFGADMITGFPTETEEMFANAARLAEDCGIAHLHVFPYSPRPGTPAARMPQLDRALVKDRAARLRETGKRLHEAHLVSMIGREETILVENNGLAHTENFTLVDAAGLKPRDLVPVTITGHNGRHLTMRPLNAAGAASLRN, encoded by the coding sequence TTGAGCGGCGTCGAGGTCATAACCTTCGGCTGTCGGCTCAACACCTACGAATCGGAAGTGATGCGCGCGCAGGCCGAGAAGGCGGGGCTGAACAATGCCGTGCTGGTGAATACCTGCGCCGTCACCGGCGAGGCCGTGCGCCAGGCCCGGCAGGCGATCCGCCGTGCCCGTCGCGACAATCCCCATGCCCGCATCATCGTCACCGGCTGCGCGGCGCAGACGGAGAAGCACACCTTTGCCGATATGCCGGAGGTGGACGCGGTGCTCGGCAACGAGGAGAAGCTGAAAAGCGCTTCCTACCGCGCGTTGCCGGATTTCGGCGTCTCGGCGGAAGAGAAGCTGCGCGTCAACGACATCATGAGCGTGCGCGAGACCACACCGCAGATGGTGAAGCTGATCGACGGCCATGTGCGCGCCTTCGTGCAGGTGCAGAACGGCTGCGACCACCGCTGCACTTTCTGCATCATCCCCTATGGCCGCGGCAATTCCCGCTCCGTGCCTATGGGCGCGGTGGTCGATCAGGCGCGCAGGCTTGTCGAGAGCGGCTACTGCGAGATCGTGTTGACGGGCGTCGATGCGACCAGCTACGGCGCGGACCTGCCCGGCAGGCCGAGCCTCGGCCTGCTCGCCAGGACGCTCCTGAAGCAGGTGCCGGAAATCCGCCGCCTGCGGCTCTCCTCCATCGACAGCATCGAGGCGGACGACCATCTCTGGGATCTCATCGCCGACGAGCCCCGCTTCATGCCACACCTGCATCTTTCCCTGCAGCATGGTGACGACCTGATCCTCAAGCGCATGAAGCGCCGCCATTCGAGCGCCGATGCGCGGGATTTTTGTGCGCGGGTGCGGATGGCCCGGCCGGATGCCAGCTTCGGCGCGGATATGATCACGGGTTTCCCGACGGAAACGGAAGAAATGTTCGCCAATGCGGCGCGGCTTGCGGAAGATTGCGGCATCGCCCATCTCCATGTCTTTCCCTACAGCCCGCGCCCCGGCACGCCGGCCGCGCGCATGCCGCAGCTCGACCGCGCGCTCGTCAAGGACCGCGCCGCCCGGCTGCGCGAGACTGGAAAAAGGCTGCATGAGGCCCATCTCGTCTCGATGATCGGGAGAGAGGAAACGATCCTCGTGGAGAACAACGGCCTTGCCCATACGGAAAACTTCACGCTCGTCGATGCCGCGGGGCTTAAGCCGCGCGATCTTGTGCCGGTGACGATCACCGGACACAATGGCAGGCACCTGACGATGCGGCCCCTCAATGCGGCCGGCGCCGCGTCCCTTCGCAACTAG
- the dapF gene encoding diaminopimelate epimerase: protein MAAEAQFARMNGLGNMILVVDMRGRADAVTPAAAIALNADPATRFDQIMAIHDPKVEGTDAFIDILNCDGTKAQACGNGTRCVVQALAAETGRKAFTFQTVAGILNATEHADGTISVDMGKPVFEWDRIPLAEEFFDTSRIELQIGPIDAPILHSPAAMSMGNPHAVFWVDRDPMSFDLDRFGPLLENHPMFPEKANITLAQVTSPSSMTTRTWERGAGLTLACGSAACAAGVSGARTGRTGRKVAVTVASSPNRGTLTIEWRDDDHVVMTGPAEWEWSGTLDPSTGAFRRDKTGAAAL from the coding sequence ATGGCCGCTGAAGCGCAATTCGCCCGTATGAACGGACTGGGAAACATGATCCTGGTCGTGGACATGCGCGGCCGCGCCGATGCCGTGACGCCGGCGGCCGCCATCGCGCTCAATGCCGATCCTGCCACCCGCTTCGACCAGATCATGGCGATCCACGATCCGAAGGTCGAGGGCACGGATGCCTTCATCGACATTCTCAACTGCGACGGCACCAAAGCGCAGGCCTGCGGCAACGGCACGCGTTGCGTCGTGCAGGCGCTCGCCGCCGAGACGGGCCGCAAGGCCTTCACCTTCCAGACGGTCGCCGGCATCCTCAACGCCACCGAGCATGCGGACGGCACGATCTCCGTCGACATGGGCAAGCCGGTCTTCGAGTGGGACCGCATTCCGCTCGCCGAGGAATTCTTCGACACGAGCCGCATCGAATTGCAAATCGGGCCGATCGACGCGCCGATCCTGCATTCGCCCGCCGCCATGTCGATGGGCAACCCGCATGCGGTCTTCTGGGTCGACCGCGACCCGATGAGCTTCGATCTCGACCGCTTCGGCCCGTTGCTCGAAAACCATCCGATGTTCCCGGAAAAGGCCAATATCACGCTGGCGCAGGTCACCTCACCGTCCTCCATGACGACGCGGACCTGGGAACGCGGCGCAGGCCTGACGCTCGCCTGCGGCTCGGCCGCCTGCGCCGCCGGCGTTTCCGGCGCGCGTACGGGCCGCACGGGCCGCAAGGTCGCCGTCACCGTCGCCAGCAGCCCGAACCGCGGCACGCTGACCATCGAATGGCGCGACGACGACCATGTCGTGATGACGGGACCTGCCGAATGGGAATGGTCGGGCACGCTCGATCCCTCGACCGGCGCCTTCCGCCGCGACAAGACCGGGGCGGCCGCCCTTTGA
- the rimM gene encoding ribosome maturation factor RimM (Essential for efficient processing of 16S rRNA): MVKLENPVLMGSVGAAQGLRGEVRVKSYTIDPTAIGDYGHLHTEDGRSFEVLEVREAKNVVVVRFRGINDRNAAEALNGLDLYIERDNLPDEELDEDEFFYADLEGLEAVDTTGRSHGKVTGIFDFGAGDLLELKGPGKRPVLIPFSEAAVLEIDVEGGRLLIDAVAAGLVDDDKDGPGSRRRRPPQGEGE, encoded by the coding sequence ATGGTGAAACTGGAAAATCCCGTCCTCATGGGCAGCGTCGGCGCGGCGCAGGGCCTGCGCGGCGAGGTCCGCGTGAAATCCTACACCATCGACCCGACCGCCATCGGCGATTACGGCCATCTCCACACCGAGGACGGCCGGTCCTTCGAGGTGCTGGAAGTGCGCGAGGCGAAGAACGTCGTCGTCGTGCGCTTCCGCGGCATCAACGACCGCAACGCCGCCGAGGCGCTGAACGGCCTCGATCTCTATATCGAGCGCGACAACCTGCCGGACGAGGAACTGGACGAGGACGAGTTCTTCTATGCCGACCTCGAAGGGCTGGAGGCCGTCGACACGACCGGCCGCAGCCACGGCAAGGTGACGGGCATCTTCGATTTCGGCGCGGGCGATCTCCTCGAACTCAAGGGGCCGGGCAAGCGTCCCGTGCTCATTCCCTTCTCCGAGGCCGCCGTGCTGGAGATCGACGTCGAAGGCGGGCGCCTGTTGATCGACGCCGTCGCCGCCGGCCTCGTCGATGACGACAAGGACGGTCCCGGCAGCCGCCGTCGCCGCCCGCCGCAGGGCGAGGGGGAGTGA
- a CDS encoding septation protein A, whose amino-acid sequence MSKATLDAPAKEEEKVSPLLKMVLELGPLVVFFFANSRGEWLASHFPVLAEMGGPIFIATGLFMAATAIALVVSWILTRTLPMMPLISGVVVFVFGALTLWLQNDTFIKMKPTIVNTLFGVILLGGLFFGKSLLGYVFHAAFKLTDEGWRKLTLRWGLFFLVLAVMNEVVWRNFSTDFWVAFKVWGTMPITILFTLSQMPLIMRHSAEQPEEEKAP is encoded by the coding sequence ATGAGCAAGGCAACGCTGGACGCACCGGCCAAGGAAGAGGAGAAGGTCAGCCCGCTCCTCAAGATGGTGCTGGAACTCGGACCGCTCGTCGTCTTCTTCTTCGCCAATTCGCGCGGCGAATGGCTGGCGTCGCACTTTCCGGTGCTGGCCGAGATGGGCGGGCCGATCTTCATCGCCACCGGCCTCTTCATGGCCGCGACGGCCATCGCGCTCGTCGTCTCGTGGATCCTGACGCGCACCCTGCCGATGATGCCGCTGATCTCGGGCGTCGTCGTCTTCGTCTTCGGCGCGCTGACGCTCTGGCTGCAGAACGACACCTTCATCAAGATGAAGCCGACCATCGTCAACACGCTGTTCGGCGTCATCCTGCTCGGCGGGCTTTTCTTCGGCAAGTCGCTGCTCGGCTACGTCTTCCACGCCGCCTTTAAGCTGACGGACGAGGGCTGGCGCAAGCTGACGCTGCGCTGGGGCCTGTTCTTCCTCGTGCTCGCCGTGATGAACGAGGTCGTCTGGCGCAATTTTTCGACCGATTTCTGGGTCGCCTTCAAGGTCTGGGGCACCATGCCCATCACCATCCTCTTCACGCTCTCGCAGATGCCGCTGATCATGCGCCATTCGGCCGAGCAGCCGGAAGAAGAAAAGGCGCCGTAA
- the ffh gene encoding signal recognition particle protein has translation MFETLQDRLGSILNGLTGRGALSEADVSAALREVRRALLEADVALEVVRSFTDAVREKAVGAEILKSIKPGQMVVKLVHDELVSMLGSEGVSIDLNASAPVVIMMVGLQGSGKTTTSGKIANRLKTREKKKVLMASLDTRRPAAQEQLRQLGVQTGIDTLPIIAGQSPTDIAARAVQAAKLGGHDVVILDTAGRTHIDEPLMIEMAEIKRKSNPHEILLVADALTGQDAVNLARNFDDRVGITGLVLTRMDGDGRGGAALSMRAVTGKPIKLIGVGEKMGELEEFHPRRVADRILGMGDIVSLVEKAAENIDAEKAAAMAAKMAKGKFDLNDLADQLRQMQKMGGMGGIMGMMPGMAGMKDKMSAAGLDDKLFGRQIAIINSMTKAERANPDMLKHSRKKRIAAGSGTDAADINKLLKMHRQMADMMKMMGGKKGGMMKQMMGGLAGKMGLGGLGGGMPDLSNMDPKQLAALAKQAEAAGIKPGSLPGLGGSGGLRLPGLGGGLPGLPGLPKKK, from the coding sequence ATGTTTGAAACACTCCAGGACCGCCTTGGCTCCATTCTGAATGGACTGACAGGCCGTGGCGCGCTTTCCGAGGCCGATGTCTCGGCGGCGCTGCGCGAGGTCCGCCGTGCGCTTCTCGAAGCGGACGTGGCGCTGGAAGTGGTGCGCTCCTTCACGGATGCGGTGCGCGAAAAGGCCGTCGGCGCGGAAATCTTGAAGTCGATCAAGCCCGGCCAGATGGTCGTCAAGCTCGTCCATGACGAGCTGGTCTCCATGCTCGGCTCCGAGGGCGTATCCATCGACCTCAACGCTAGCGCCCCCGTCGTCATCATGATGGTCGGCCTGCAGGGCTCGGGCAAGACCACGACGTCGGGCAAGATCGCCAACCGGCTGAAGACGCGCGAGAAGAAGAAGGTCCTGATGGCCTCGCTCGACACGCGCCGTCCGGCCGCGCAGGAGCAGCTTCGCCAGCTCGGCGTGCAGACCGGCATCGACACGCTGCCGATCATCGCCGGCCAGTCGCCGACCGATATCGCCGCCCGCGCCGTACAGGCCGCGAAGCTCGGCGGCCATGACGTCGTCATCCTCGACACCGCAGGCCGCACCCATATCGACGAGCCGCTGATGATCGAGATGGCGGAGATCAAGCGGAAGTCCAATCCGCACGAGATCCTGCTCGTCGCCGACGCGCTGACCGGTCAGGACGCCGTCAACCTCGCCCGCAATTTCGACGACCGCGTCGGCATCACCGGCCTCGTGCTCACCCGCATGGACGGCGACGGCCGCGGCGGTGCGGCCCTTTCCATGCGCGCCGTCACCGGCAAGCCGATCAAGTTGATCGGCGTCGGCGAGAAGATGGGCGAGCTGGAGGAATTCCATCCCCGCCGCGTCGCCGACCGCATCCTCGGCATGGGCGACATCGTCTCGCTCGTCGAGAAGGCGGCGGAGAACATCGACGCCGAAAAGGCGGCCGCCATGGCCGCCAAGATGGCCAAGGGCAAGTTCGACCTCAACGACCTCGCCGACCAGCTTCGCCAGATGCAGAAGATGGGCGGCATGGGCGGCATCATGGGAATGATGCCCGGCATGGCCGGCATGAAGGACAAGATGTCTGCCGCCGGCCTCGACGACAAGCTCTTCGGCCGCCAGATCGCCATCATCAATTCGATGACCAAGGCCGAGCGCGCCAACCCCGACATGCTCAAGCATTCCCGCAAGAAGCGCATCGCCGCCGGTTCCGGCACCGATGCCGCCGACATCAACAAGCTTCTCAAGATGCACCGCCAGATGGCGGACATGATGAAGATGATGGGCGGCAAGAAGGGCGGCATGATGAAGCAGATGATGGGCGGCCTTGCCGGCAAGATGGGCCTCGGCGGCCTTGGCGGCGGCATGCCCGATCTTTCCAATATGGACCCCAAGCAGCTCGCGGCGCTCGCCAAGCAGGCGGAAGCCGCCGGCATCAAGCCGGGCAGCCTGCCGGGCCTCGGCGGCAGCGGCGGTCTTCGCCTGCCCGGTCTCGGCGGCGGCCTTCCGGGCCTGCCCGGCCTGCCGAAGAAGAAGTGA
- a CDS encoding sulfite exporter TauE/SafE family protein, with amino-acid sequence MTFADAIFLFVAGFLSGVVNAIAGGGTFLTFGAMTMLGLPPILANATSAITQFPGYITSSLAYAREIRADWKEAVQLGALSLVGGLGGALLLLSLSNQSFRALVPWLLLAATAVFAAGPYLKPKTLSPEKPVTPLGLFGQFVTSIYGGFFGAGMGIMTLAVLGLTKGGDYHRLNALKNFLAVVIAAMAIVVFASGKVVGWPQAAVMVPAAGLGGWSGVWAARRVPQPVIRALVVAVGLALTAYYFLTG; translated from the coding sequence ATGACCTTTGCCGACGCCATCTTTCTGTTCGTTGCCGGCTTCCTGTCCGGCGTCGTCAACGCCATCGCGGGTGGCGGCACCTTCCTCACCTTCGGCGCGATGACGATGCTCGGACTGCCGCCCATCCTCGCCAACGCGACCTCCGCCATCACGCAGTTTCCCGGTTATATCACATCCTCGCTCGCCTATGCCCGCGAAATCCGCGCCGACTGGAAGGAGGCGGTCCAGCTCGGGGCTCTCTCGCTGGTCGGCGGCCTCGGCGGGGCCTTGCTGCTGCTGTCGCTCTCCAACCAGTCCTTCCGGGCACTGGTGCCGTGGCTGCTGCTGGCCGCAACCGCCGTCTTCGCCGCAGGGCCTTATCTCAAGCCGAAGACCCTCAGCCCGGAAAAGCCCGTCACGCCGCTCGGGCTGTTCGGCCAGTTTGTCACGTCGATCTATGGCGGCTTCTTCGGCGCGGGCATGGGCATCATGACGCTGGCCGTGCTCGGGCTGACCAAGGGCGGCGACTATCACCGGCTGAATGCGCTGAAGAATTTTCTCGCCGTGGTGATCGCGGCCATGGCCATCGTCGTCTTCGCCAGCGGCAAGGTGGTCGGCTGGCCGCAGGCCGCCGTCATGGTGCCGGCGGCGGGCCTCGGCGGCTGGTCCGGCGTCTGGGCGGCGCGGCGCGTGCCGCAGCCGGTGATCCGCGCGCTGGTCGTCGCCGTCGGCCTTGCCCTGACGGCCTATTACTTCTTGACGGGTTGA
- the rpsP gene encoding 30S ribosomal protein S16 — protein sequence MSLKIRLARGGSKKRPYYQIVVADARSPRDGRFLDKIGSWNPMLGKEDATRVQIDADRAKEWLAKGAQPTDRVARFLDDAGVLKREARNNPDKAKPGKKALERAAEKKQKEEDAAAAAAGE from the coding sequence ATGTCCCTGAAGATTCGTCTCGCCCGTGGCGGTTCCAAGAAGCGCCCCTACTACCAGATCGTCGTTGCCGACGCCCGCTCCCCGCGTGACGGTCGCTTCCTCGACAAGATCGGTTCCTGGAACCCGATGCTCGGCAAGGAAGACGCGACCCGCGTCCAGATCGACGCCGACCGCGCCAAGGAATGGCTCGCCAAGGGCGCCCAGCCGACCGACCGCGTCGCCCGCTTCCTCGACGACGCCGGCGTCCTGAAGCGCGAAGCCCGCAACAACCCGGACAAGGCAAAGCCGGGCAAGAAGGCTCTCGAGCGCGCCGCCGAAAAGAAGCAGAAGGAAGAAGACGCCGCTGCTGCTGCCGCTGGCGAATAA